Sequence from the Dysidea avara chromosome 5, odDysAvar1.4, whole genome shotgun sequence genome:
AGGTATAGTGAAGTAATTGAAGTGTTAAATGACCTTTTTCaatcagtatatagctactaaagAAGATACTCTCTTAATTTCTGTTCCTCAGTTTACATCTGAAGTCACCTGCTCCTTTAATGAGATCCTTATCACAGAGTCAGAGATTTAGTTAGCTGAGATCAAACAGAAGAAACTGGAACAATCTAAGAGAAATGAGTGAGTGTTATTAATACTATAGCTTGTGTAGTACTTGCAGTGGTACCTGTCTAGTGTAAGTTATCTTCCTTGAATCCACACAAGGGCTCCTGGACCTGACTGTTCACATCCACATCTGTTCATGAAGCGTTGTGCTATGAGCCCGCCTTTCTAGGCCACTGTTTTTGTTATATACTCAATCTCTGAACATTGGAATTATCTCTAAGGGAATGGAAACAAGTAAACATTATGCCTATTTTCAAAAAAGAATCCCAAGAGTAAAGCCAATAATTACAGACCAATAAGTTTGACATCACCACTGGATATTGGAGTATACTATGTCGTTCATGGTGCTGGGAACTGATGTTTATAAACACTGCCGTAGTTGCCCTTGGTGTGCAATTGTTACAGGGAGAGGAAGGAAGTCCAAACCATCGTTACATCCTATCCCTGTGCAGAGAGGAGCTAAAATGATGCAATACTTGATGGATAATGGCATAGTTTCGCATTACCAACATGGTTTTGTTCCAAAAAAATCTTTCTTTACAAACCTTCTAGAATCTTCTGATACTTGAACTACAGTAGTTGACTCAGGTTATGGTGTTAATGTGATTTATTTAGATTATAGTAAGGCCTTTGATTCATTGCCCTATCTTAGGCTTATTGAGAAGATAAAAGGTTATGGAATTGGAGGCAATTTACTACTGTGGTTGAAGAATTTTCTTGATAGTCATTTACAAAGAGTATTAAATGGAATCCAATCTCAGTGGTCTAAAGTAACTAGCGGAATCCCCCAAGGACCACTGCTCTTTGTAATGATCTTGCAGAAGTTATTCAGTGTGAGTTAGATGTTTTTGCGGATGATACCAAGGTGTGTAACTATACATATATTCAATAATCAAGAGtgcatgtctgtgatgctatggAGCTACAAAGGGACTTAAGCAAGGCACAAAAATGGTTTACATTTTGACTTCTCAACCTCAATCTGTAGAAGTGTAAAAGTTATGCATAATGGTAAGACACTACATACATGCAAGTTATACAATGGAAGCATCTACTTCTCCCAGGTCACAGGTAGAACTGAGTGAAGTTAAGTTTGAAAAAGACCTCAGTATATGGACTACCTCCTTACTGAAGCCTTCTTTACATTGTGATAAAACTGCTGCAAGTGCAACATGAGTACTAGGGATGCTTAAAAGGACATTCCCAATGATTTCTAAAGAGTAGTTTATCTTTTTGTATAGGACCTATGTAAGACTTTAATTCATGATAtcttataaaattaatatcctGGATTATGGTTTTCTTAATCTTCCATAGCAAAATATGTAAGCTCTTTTAGAACATGTGGTAAGAATCTGCATAGCTAAGTTGAATCATCCATGCATCTAACCTTCTTTGAGGCTTTTTAAGGATATAATTCAAACTGGGAAATTGGTAACAAATTCTTGGTGATAATCACCAGATAGAAGAACTCACCATTATAGAAGTGCATGTACCTTATTCACTCATGCATTTCTAATGAAACTATCTGTCAATTACTGTTAATACTGTATCTAGCTGCACATGTTCTATTAGCATGTTGTTAGTGCCCATATTTAGTGACATCGATAGGAGTGTATAATACATCTTTGCAAGGAAGGCAAAGAGATCTGTATGAGTTTTCTCAGTGATTTGTGACTGGTACAGAAAGATAACAACACGAACTGGTAGGAATAGTGATAACCCAGGCTTGTAATCAGACTGTGAACAAGAGATCAACAAGCATGTGAGGATTGTCCCTGCATGCACCAGGAAGAGAGGAGAATTCAAATAGACACAGTCTCTACCCCAGGCAATCACATACAGCAAAACATTTATAACTTAGGAAGTTAACAGACATACCTTCAGAAGGCCTCGAGAAACAAACAACACTGTGCATTCAAGCTAGCATATAATTGATTGGCAATAGCCGGACAGCAAACAAAAGTAGCACTAAGTTCAATGAAGCAATCCTTCGCTAGTATATCAAATATCACTGTGGACAACTATATATCGCCAAACACCAACAAGTTTCAGAAAGTATGATGAATAGATAAATAAGACTGATAGGACCTACACCAGGTAGCCACTTCACTTAGTAAGCATTATCACAGGTGATTCTAATGTTCGGTTTATATGAGGTGTTTGAATGAAGGAAAatttaccgtatagcctaagtTGCATGAGCCATGTAAACaagcaaaaaaaagaaaacagatTTTCAAACAATCCCATTTTGccacacagcaaaaatagtgctccaatactacctataccTATACAAACTATGTTTTGagtcagtattgaaacaaaAAAATTCAAAAAAGTCGACTTTCTTGTGAGAGAAAATGGACCACAAATCTATAAGGGACTCCAATGTTATTCAGTATTGGGGCCTGTGGTCTGATTTTGTCTGAGCATAGGTaaaatagttccaacaccaaaacatagaaTATTTGTAGATGAAATATGCTGTGCCAGGCTCCACTTATTTTAATAACCCTGAGATAGACTCCTGGCTCCTTGTACATGTAAAatatctaatagagcaatcgggTATAGAGCAGCTCATAACTGTTTTATTTCTAGCTGTCAAATTCTGTTTTTTGTGAGCACTATTCTCTACACTTCTTCATAGCTAGAGCACAGAAGAATACTGGACTAGCCACTAAACTGGTTTGCATTCTGAATTTCTGATTGGTTTCTTTATTGCCATGCAGTAAATCTTGATTGTCTACTTCATCATGAACTTGTATACATAAACTTGTACAAGACTACTATGAAATACACAAAGAAAATATTATAATGTAGTTTCTAGTTTCCCCCCATGTCAATCATTCAATAACCCTTAATCTTCCAAGTATTGCACAATCGTTTTACACTTCCACATATTGCTTTACATCTCCTATATGCATTAAGCAatcatggtgaaattttcaggaatAGTTCAGTGACCAGTTGAGAACATTGGTATGATCATAGAATTATCCACTTAGGATTGTGATATATAGATGtaaatgtaaaaaaatattttcaataatttttaccAATCATGTGGGGTACATTTATTGGCAATCTTTGGTATTTCAATGGGTAACTACaacattcagctacaagcagaaaAAATTGAAGCAAAAAAGGATATTCTATAATGATTTTATGACAGGATAAGGtcaggggggtaggacaagcTCACGTGCTTACGTAAGTGCATTACGCCTAATAGCACTTTGCCCGTACTTTGATTAAATTCCAATGAAAAACAATGGCGGTCAGAGCAAGCATGGCGAGAGTAacgtagtctcgcgtggccagaccctataatttccaatcgataagcggttgcgcggaaagggtctggccacgcgagactaagagTAACGGCGGAAGATTCTCGACCGTCTACTACCGATGATCCTAACGCTCCTTCCGACCCTAATAGTATGGGGGTGTATTTTGCACCAAAAGAGTTTCGTTACAGTACCACAGGAAGCCTGCTGACTGAAAGCAACCCCTGTGTTTCTGTTCAGTGTAGCATGTAGCAGCAGGAGATAAATTCCTTTACGTACTACAAGGCTTTGATGTGCTTGCCATAGAGCTACGGCATATTGAAATccaatctcgttatgtacagacttgctcaaccacaaagttacgtaatacaggaaactggttaatcacgtgatcaccgcacATTGCTGTTGTGGTCAATCACGTTTTCTGCGTAACAATGACGAGTGAGTGACTTTATAAAGGAGATAAACTGGTGACTGTTATGAATATGGAAAGCACCTTGATGGAAGGTACGGTAACTCACAACTAAATttgcagtgacttgtgtgtGCACACATTCATAGTGATGAGCGAGTGAatcactattaatttttgtcTCGAGCTTGTAACTTATACTGAACATAATGTATGGCATTACTATCAGGTGGTTACCAATGCGCCTGACAATGTCATGCATATTTAAACTGTAAGCTCACTGGTTATGTACACGTGAGGCAAGGTCGAGGACAAGGTTGAGATTTGAACTATGATGAGCACGACTGAATCtctgctttgtgctgttgcaGTTTCACTGTAAATTCTTACCGGTGAAACAACATAACCAAATGGTTAGGACagtagcttgtatgccccatgatGCTGGCCGGTTCATGCTGTTGCAGTTTCTTGCACTACTTACCATGACTATAACTGGTTATTATGGAACTTTGAGACAGTTTCTATCCTTGTTAACCTCCTGCAAGTTACTAGTCTTGTCCAAGGTGGATTTGCCCGCACATACTCAAGTGCTTAGGACACTTTCCCCAGCAGATTCAAGCCTAATAGAGCTCTATATGACATGCTTAATATAATGCTGCAGAAATGTTCATTTGATATCATTtctcttgtaatgctgtgtacccCCGGACACTAAACAAGACTATGGGACTGGCCATAATTGACGCAGTAAGATACATGAATTATAGTTTAGCTTTTTTCATTGTACCAGTAATAGACATGATGTCATGCACTCATCCAGCATTTTCTATAACACAAACTGAGTACGtatgcaacaaaatttaatattttatctTCAAATGTTTAGTAAAACACTTGTTTGTATTCTTCCTATTGTGTTGTGCGTATTGTCCAATCTTATATCAATTGCTTTATTTTACAGATTATTAAAACAAGATGCCACAGAACTTGCCAGCTTGAGCAATCTTAGTGTAAGTGTATTTTGTTTGTGATCTTACAATAGACCATATGCAATCTTGGGGGCATGGTTTTGTAGTATTGATCGTGTGCAATTTGTAACCAGAATGTCTTGAAAGAGTACTATAGTAACTTCTCGGATGTTCCTTTCATCAAGAGTATGAGCATTTAAAATTTTTCCAGTATAGAATTTCTTGCTCTCAGGAATATATGAGACTATGCTCTAGATTGCACATAGTCTATAACAACAAATACAGTGTCCTCAGTAACGAGATTGATTTAAACCCCCTATCCCACCACCAACATACATTCACATTTGTACCACCCTTTAAGCAAGGTCTAAACTGTTGGTCATCACAATCCTAGAGGGGAAGGTCTGAAAGCTACCGTACAGTAGATAACTTAGGCAGTGTAAAACATAGGTGAATTTGGCAAATAGTCCAAGTTTTTTTCCTCGCCTATAGCCATTGTTAGCtatgtcactgtgtagagaTATGTTACAAAACACACCGGGGGTGTAGCTAGCTTTCTGAATTACCCGGGCACAAGATCTGGCTGTCCCCTTTAACAAGCAATGCGAGCCCATCTCTGTGGACTCTTCATTACAGATTTGCTTTAAAAGAAGTTatgcctagctagctactacactgctgtttgtacagcttaacccttaaacccgcataatccagaaaactggatttacacttaataaatacacatgctttgcacaaagcgctgtaacttttgaagcttTCATCcctcctatggctatgcaatttatatCATTCTACTCATGATGTAGCAAGGatcaaaatgatacctagggttttaccctaacactaaaattaatggtgaagccaaaactagtcgtgaaaataacttttcagtaaggaaacacacaaaccctttacatacctttataaaatggttgataactcAATGGTAGTTGATCCTATCGCTTTGCAACAACTTTCATTCCACTCTTCGTGAAATTCACTTTCATAATTTATTATGTTGATTTTTAGTTAAGACCAGCAACTGTTGTCACAAGTGATGAATGTTCCTCTTATAATAGGTGCTAGTGGCACACAAATGTTTATTCATTGGAGTCATGTGCATACTGCTGAGGTAAGTCTATTGTCagctgtgtatatactgtaccataTGGATATCAAATCATCAATCGAGCATTGTCATTTGCTTAGTTCATTCAGTGCTATTGTAAGAATGATGTAGATTGTCGCTTTTCTGCCTTACAATGTCACTGGAAAATTAGCGTGGTTTCAGAGTGACCTAAAATGCTTCTGGGAAGTTCTGCAATAGTGTTGATTTGGCTAGTGAGATTTTGGCTTCATTTGCTGATTTGATTGTACAATTTCTGTAATGTGTTTAGTggtcttttatttctatgattattAGCAATTGTCATCTTGATATATAGGTGTTCTGGAGATTATGGGAAAACACCACACACGATGCAATTGGTTTATAATAGTGTGTATTCTAACTTATTCTGTAACTAAGTTTTGTTTGTCATATCGATTGAGTTGTGTATATTTTTATCACTTGTTCAGACCTGTTGCATATTACAAGTTTAATCGAAGGTTAACTTGAAGGTGGCCATAATAACATTAATAGATGGGAACTAGTGTTGAACACTATGCACTATTCAGTAAATATCTAAACGGTAGGGTTAGCTTGATCACTATGCATTGTGGTATTCATTAGAAGGTATCAACAGGTTTGGGGTAGTACCATATGTAGCAGCCTGCCTGTTCTAGATCATTCTATGCTATAGCAGGGCAGTAAAGGAGCAGCATTATCACTAATTGTTTGCAGTGCTGGAAACTTTTTATCCCACCAAAGGTCCATAGTACCAAACTACAGCTGGTTAGTAGGATATGGGCTGCATTGTAGCATATCAGTTAGGAGGATCATATAGGGCATCTGGTGTTGGGTAAATTGGCATACCACCAAATGTACCAGCCAGAGCTTTATCATAAATGTTGGGGTACACATTTACCATGACCCAATCTCGGagggtcatgtgatctcacaTGACAGTTTAAGGGTCAGGTCACAAGGCTACAGCGCTCCAGCCCATTCTCCCAATCTCGATGTCTTGTTGTATTATGGTCATTGCCACACACTGGTATACAGAATGTTTGTTTCAGCTCTATAGTCAACATCATCTTCATAACACTCACTGCCGTGATGCAATGATTCTTTCAAAATGATGCACTTGCAATAATCAAGGCTTGCAACACAATAAATGAAATAGTGGTGAGACAAGCATATCAAATGTACTAtcagtacatgtacatcaaCCAGATGTGTAAGCTTCATACTTGGAGCACAAAACTTCTGACTGTGTAAATATTATTGCAACATTCAAGTGTGTGTTGCAAATGACGATTGCAAGTCCCTAGATGGCTCCACAAACACTTCTGTACAATACAAGTGAAGAATAATACCAACATATAAATGGACACTTCATTATGTTTTTtcactccttgcattgtatcattacagtacattatacataAACATATTATGTATTACACACTTAGATATGCTACAAAGGAATTGTCAGTTTCATGTCGTAATTGGCTAATTCATAATTAAGTCACCAATTGCTGCAGATTGATTGCCGTCTTAAGCTTCTTGGTATAAGGACATCTACAGATCATCTAAGGCTCTTCATCATAATATAGGCAGGGTGCTTATCAGTGCTGAAGCGAGTGGACTGACTAATAGGCCATCATCATCTATCACATAGACTTCTCACTTCCTGGAATATAAATGCTAACAATAaattaaacaataataattattattgtgatatgtAATGTGTAAATAATATGAGGTGGTATAAGCAGTGGACCTGGAAATGAAGAACTCAATTGGTACTTCACATTCATGCCTGTTACCTCTACAAGTCACAGCATCCcatcttgcatggccagatcaCTTATTCTATATCATGGTGCCTCACACAATCCCTAGCATTTAATGCCTACACTGAAAGAGGGTTTGGACTGCTTAGCATAGGCCATTCTGATGGGTgctcattttcacacctccagGTACCATACGCACCATTAATATTAATAAATACTAGAAGTTTAACTTCTCATGCACCACATGAAGCACACAAGGCTATTATAATTTTGTCAAACTGCTTGTGTAACCAGCAGCTCTTGCCAGCAGTCACCCTTTCACTGAAAATGTTTCCTGGAAAAATTGTTACACAAAATTTCTCCAGTTAAGCAATACTAGTGTACTTGTCATACAGAAAGCCAGCTGTAACCAGTGAGCAGCCAGTCCAGACCTGACGATAGACGTCATGTGATGCATGGTGCAGAAGTGCTATGACTATGTAAGATGAGACACTGTGACTTGCAGAGGCATCTAATACAATAGAATGCATAAACACTAGGAAACATATAAAATTTCTGGATCCCTGCAGGTCTTTGGTCCAGGGTTTATTAATTCCTGGGGTAGGAAATTATATTAGTACTAACTTGTGTACAATAATCTGTATGTGTAGCTATAAAATACCTTAAGGGAACATCTGAGAAGTTTGACTAGTATTCTAGGGATGGGAGGGTATTGACATTTCTGTCGTACGATTATTGTCATGAGccattatcacaattattgtacatttaacCACTGTACTGTAACAAAAACCCTAAAATATTCAACTAAACGGCAAAAATATTTAAGATGATCGATTATTATGTGATAATTGCCAATTTTAATTATCACTACTTAATGAAAATTAGACGATTGCCAACTAAATAATCATGATAATTGGATAATTGCCCATCTCTATAATATTCTTGCATCAATACTACAAAGTCATGCCCCCAAGATTGCATATGGTCTATTGTAAGATCACAAACAAAATACACTTACACTAAGATTGCTCAAGCTGGCAAGTTCTGTGGCATCTTGTTTTAATAATCTGTACAATAAAGCAATTGATATAAGATTGGACAATACGCACAACACAATAGGAAGAATACAAACAAGTGTTTTACTAAACATTTGAagataaaatattaaattttgttgcataCGTACTCAGTTTGTGTTATAGAAAATGCTGGATGAGCGCATGACATCATGTCTATTACTGGTACAATGAAAAAAGCTAAACTATAATTCATGTATCTTACTGCGTCAATTATGGCCAGTCCCATTGTCTTGTTTAGTGTCCGGGGGTatatacacagcattacaagagaAATGATATCAAATGAACATTTCTGCAGCATTATATTAAGCATGTCATATAGAGCTCTATTAGGCTTGAATCTGCTGGGGAAAGTGTCCTAAGCACTTGAGTATATGCGGGCAAATCCACCTTGGACAAGACTAGTAACTTGCAGGAGGTTAACACGGAGAGAAACTGTCTCAAAGTTCCATAATAACCAGTTATAGTCATGGTAAGTAGTGCAAGAAACTGCAACAGCATGAACCGGCCAGCatcatggggcatacaagctactGTCCTAACCATTTGGTTATGTTGTTTCACCAGTAAGAATTTACGGTGAAACtgcaacagcacaaagcagaGATTCAGTCGTGCTCATCATAGTTCAAATCTCAACCTTGTCCTTGACCTTGCCCCATGTGTACATAACCAGTGAGTTTACAGTTTAGATATGCATGACATTGTCAGGCGCATTGGTAACCACCTGATAGCAATGCCATACATTATGTTCAGTATAAGTTACAAGCTTGAGGCAAAATAGTGATTCACTTGCTCATCACTTAGTCTGGCGGCACCcgcccttactctatgcgatggggcgggcgccgccagactactcATCACTATGAATGTGTCCAAGGGCATCGGAACCAGGGGCCAGGCCttcacactattttcaaaagcatgttttggccccccactttttgggCCAAGTACTAGTAGCCAATCAGCCAaagttatatacacacacagaaaTGCATACCtccatacgagaagccatacaaccatcACGCAAAAGCACTCTGgggtgtggcatcaccagtccaccGCAGAGGTGAatccagacttatagaaaggggggtcaaaaatgaactgaggcactacattgtctctggtttgataaggtgagaccaaaaataataaaaaaaggccacagccagctgacaatagctgcccacctcaccaaccatgcatttatagctgataaagtacataacaatccttaaatagctcactacacaaatactgtgactgctttattagagtgactgctctattagagtatctcgatcttggtatattaaaaatttttggaggggggtcaagaggcccctttgaccccccctgtatctgccccTGGTCCACCCCATTCATTGTACTGTACGAGGCACTATATTAAACAcaaaagcacctgtaattttatttctgttctGCTTGCACACGATACCTGTTGTtgaaatatttcctggatcccgTGCAGTGAGAAGTTTGAACAGTAGAAAGAGTGTCATGTCCGTGATGTGGGAAAGATTGAACTCAAATTGagggtggtaacagatctaagtCTAAGAGGGCAGTCACACTGTAGTGCACGAGTGTATGGGAGTTGCTGACTACCAACGATTAAACCAGACATTATTAAGACTTTGTGGTGAAGTTGATTTATGAAGAGAAACAAACAAGGATGTGGAATATCAAAGTGGCCAACCATGAATGCAGTGTAGTATTCACCTGATCTACACTCAGTTTGGGAACACCTGCTAGAACAGACATCCCAGCTTATAGTTCCTTAAAAGTAACGATGTTTCACTTTGCCGATAACAACTATTAATGctgtaatccttgtagtgtgaaGTACGTAAAGCTCGCATAAAGAAAAGACCTTGAtgtgaccatgatttctcatgtgatacatacatgcattaagcacatgcagtaggtgtagaggagcatagcGGCGGGTGtagggagtgaagagatagctatgcagtataggtgtagggctgttagctagtgataacacaccccacaacacctttatataaacgTACGTATGAACTGGGTACAGAGGAGCTGTATCAATGGGAGCCTGTGTGTCTGAATGGGTTTATGGTTAACTGGTCATGGCTATCTTTGGCCCCCCCACCCTGAAAATCGTTCCTACGCCTTTGAATGTGTGCATACGCAAGTCACTGCAAATTTAGTTTAACACAGGGGTGAGTTACCGTACCTTCCATCAAGGTGCTTTCCATATTCATAACAGTCACCAGTTTATCTCCTTTATAAAGTCACTCACTCGTCATTGTTACGCAGAAAACGTGGTTGACCACAACAGCAATgtgcggtgatcacgtgattaaccagtttcctgtattacgtaactttgtggttgagcaagtctgtacataacgagattgaTTCAAATCAAAGGATCCCAAGGAATGGGCAGCCCGTCAGATGTTTTTGACTTATTTATAAAAAATGACGCTTCTTTAAACAGAACATATCCTTGTACAATGCTCTTAGAGGAGACAACAATAATATAGGTGAGCAACAACAATTcatatagacgggttgcctttttaaggcgtggtcgttttaccgtaaattttccacatactttccgagttcgctaagtcaaaaatgtattacagctattggagaaaatgaacgtttcggttaactttagcaagcaagagttagccagccttcagaacagaaagtatgttatagagaaaggtttgagctataacatatccagcgtgtaaggtgaaggctgaacgagaagatgattttctctcaatctcgggtttttggaaagcgataaaactagctgaaaacattctttgtaagactttgctactacttagaatgatagactggataATTTTAACTAATCTTGTACATTTGAAGAGCCAAAAACGTTTGTcgaactatttttaaaaatgggttttttgttgacttcttgaccaacattgtaatcatgcgtaaaacggaaagtcgcattttctcgcgttacacaagggacacgccctaaataggcaacctgtctatatacagtacaacatTCGCTATACTGTTTTATGTGATCAGCTCAAACTAGGGAATTGTGTTAAGATTGTTAAAACCTTTTTCTTAATCCCAGGAGGAAGAATTCAAGCTGAGCGTGGCTGTGGAACGATTAAATCTTCCACCACATGGAGTGACGTGTCAGAGTCCACAGTTAACCACATATCAGAAACCTCATTTGGAGACCTAGACTTTGACGAAACACACTGTAGTGAATCTAGTGATACAGAAGAATCTCCAGTGTATTCCACTGTCACTTTCAAATGCATTGGTACTCAATATGATGATCATGCTCAAGTTATTCTTGGCAAAGTTAGCCAACTGCTAGATCATGAACAAGAAGTCCCAGTTAACTTGTTTCCAGAGCCAGACAATCCAAAAGATGCCAAAGCTATTGCTTTCAAATGCTGGATTGAAGATAAGTGGCATCATATTGGATATATCGTAAAAGAAGCCCGAGATAGCGTTCATGAAGCAAGGGCCTCTGATGCCATTATAAATGTGAAGTTTTCCTGGGCACAATACCTTTTGTGTTGGACAGAATCAGGTCCAGGATACTATGCAGGAATAAACATTACCAAAAGAAGATTGTGGAGTGCCACAGTACACCGATCTGCAAGTACTAGATAATTTATCTATGTTAAATCACGATATTTAATCACTATTAATTTCTTGAATGATCAATAGTAGCATATGAATGTTCATATAACACAACAGGGCTAGTGGGTGGGGGAGGCAGTTTCAGTGGTAGATTATGAAATCTTGGCCTCACTGACAAACTTCCCCTCACTGGCATTGTGGCACGTCTTGCTCCAAAAGCAGTGGGTTGTTCTCTCCTAGGGACTCGTTTTATAAGCTTCTTTTTAGCTGGTTGGTCAAAGTCAGGAAGAGGTCCTTCATGGTAGCGTGTGTGAGAAGATGTGGGATAATAAAAGGGGAGATCAGGATCCACACGCTTCATAAACTCCCCAAACACCTTCTGGATTCCAAATTTCACTTGGTTGACTGTAAAATTCTGTCCAATGGCATCTCTCATCATACTAAAGAAACACTCTACATCATCACTGCTACTGGCCCTCGGATGTTTGAGGTGACGATTTTCATTACTGTATTCTCACGTATGCCATTCCCTGCCTTCAATATTGGTGATCATTGCTACCAATGTCTCTCAAGAAAATCCTAATATACCAGACAAGCTCCTATAAAAAATAGATAAGATCACTATTTAATACCCAGAGAAATTAAACCAATTAGTGATTCAAAATACTACATATTACAAAATACATACCTATTAACTTCCAATAAAGCAAAATTATAAGTATGGTTGTGCCAAGGCATTAGTTCATCTAACATCATGTTGAGCATCTGGTAGTTGTACTTAGAACGCAACAAGCTTGGTACGCCTCGTTCATCACCAGCTCTTCTCCAGTTGAGTACAGTGTCTATGTACCTAGCTTCAACATTATATCCTTTCTTCGTCATAAACTTTGAAAGCTGTGGTCTAAAAAGACGCTCTGCATCAACCACTGACTGTTTACGTGACCCGACTAAAGCTGGGTATGTCAATCCAGATGATAGATCAGAAAGAGCTTCAGCAAATCGCTCTAATTTGATGTTATTTGGTCCCCCACTTCTGGTATGGCTTGCTATACGCTGCAAAAAAGTAAGTGATTAAAGTGGTGACTAAAATTTTGGAAAGGGGCTAACTTAGCTCTTACATATAAATTATGAAAATAAGGTTCAAATTTGTTTAAACTCCATGTACAAAATTGTGTTTCGTAATAGCTTATGTGTAAACAAACCTTAATTAAATGAGCCTCATCTTCTCGTTCATAAAAGAT
This genomic interval carries:
- the LOC136256418 gene encoding uncharacterized protein, encoding MVDQLRSILAQLQFKYEIEQYEAKGILFSTYLYVPEEHPETKSIFYEREDEAHLIKRIASHTRSGGPNNIKLERFAEALSDLSSGLTYPALVGSRKQSVVDAERLFRPQLSKFMTKKGYNVEARYIDTVLNWRRAGDERGVPSLLRSKYNYQMLNMMLDELMPWHNHTYNFALLEVNRSLSGILGFS